The bacterium DNA window GCGCCGCTGGTGGTGCTGGTGTGCGGCGCTGACCCCGGCCAACCGCTGGCCGAATCGCGGCGACAGATCGAGGACGCCATCAGCGCGCTGCTGCCGCACGCCCAGGCTGGCGGCGTCACCCTGGCGGTCGAGCCGTTGCATCCCATGTACGCCAACGATCGCTCGGCGATCAATACCCTGAAACAGGCCAACGATCTGTGCGATCATCTGGCCCACCCCTCTTTAGCTGTAGCTGTGGATGTCTATCATCTATGGTGGGACCCGGACCTGCGCGAGCAAATCTTGCGCTGCGGACGTTCGGGCTGGTTGTCGGCGTTTCATGTGTGCGACTGGCGCACGCCTACAGTGGATTTTCTTAACGATCGCGGTCTGATGGGCGAAGGCTGCATTCCAATCCGTGAAATCCGCAGCTGGGTGGAAGAGGCCGGCTTTGACGGATTCATCGAGGTGGAGATCTTTTCCACTCGGCTGTGGCAGATGGATCAGGATCAGTATTTGCAGAAAATCAAAGACGCCTTTCTGCAGCATGTTTGAAACGGGGCACGAGAAACGGGCAACATTCAACGTGCTTCGTGCACCGTATATCGTTTTTACCGGTGAAATCCCTCCGAAATGAACTTTAATCCATCCACAATACCGCTGCGCCAGTAGGACCAGGTGTGTTTGCCGTCGCGCATGCGGAACTCGTGCGGCACGCCCTTTTCCGTCAGCGCGATGTGCAACCGGCAATTGCCGATGGTTAAAAAATCATCATCCCCGCAGTCAATATACCAGCTGATTTTTTTCAGCGAATCCGCAGGCAGGGATTGCACGAGTTCAGGCACCATTTGGCGTCGCAGGTGATCGGTGATCCGCTCTTGGCCCTTGAGTCCGAGACCGACCAGATCGCCGAACCGCTTATCCCACAGCGCCTGGTCTATCTTGAGCAAATCCTCCTGATAATACACCGCAGCGCTGAGCGCCACACAGCGGCTGAAGAGCTGCGGATTGTGCAGCGACCAGAGCAGGGATCCGTACCCGCCCATGGACAATCCGGCGACCGCACGGTATTCCCGCAAGGGCCGGGTCCGGTAGGTCCGGTCGATGAACGGCAGCAGCTCTTGCACGATCATGTCTTCAAAACGGGCTTTGCCGCCGTGATCGTTCATGTACCAGGTGACGCCGCCGTCCGGCATGACGATGATCATAGGTGCAATGGCGCCTTCGACGGTCAGCCGATCGGCGATCTGCGGAATTTCGCCGAACTGGATCCAGCCCCACTCCTGGTCGGTATAGCCATGCAGCAGATATAAAACCGGGTAACGCCGGTTGGAGGAATCATAGTCCGGCGGCAGATAGACGGCATAGCGGATGGATTGGTTCATCAGCGTGCTCTTGAATGCCAGGTCTTCCAGTACCTTGGCGGTGGCGGTCATGATGGGGATTAAAAGTGCAACAGCCAGCAGTTTCAGATAGCGCATAAGATTTCCTTTCTTAATCTTTGCAAAGTGATCGAGCGTCCAAGGGTCATCGCGGTTGAAGGATATACTCCCCGCGAACTTCAGCGCTTTCCTTATAACCGTAACGAATGGCCTTGCAGCGTAGTGTGGCAGAGGCCGTTAGCGTTATTGGGGCGCCATACAGATGCCAGTGCGGTTTCGCGCCGGGTTCGGTCGTATAGACGATGGAGGCGCCGCGGGTGGCACAGGTCAATCGCACCTGCATCGGCTTAATGAAACGGCCGGCCGCAGGACGCAGGGTCGGCGCTTCGGTCTGTGGCTGGATGCCGCCAGGCCACATGGCGGCGATCATCTTCGGTTCCGGTGTATCAGCCAGATCATGTATCTCTTTCCGCCATCGCTGGCAAGCCCGTCGTAAGCGAAGCAGATCAGCCTGATAAGCCGGGTCTTCGGCCAGATTGTTCACCTC harbors:
- a CDS encoding sugar phosphate isomerase/epimerase, which encodes MSLPPLQNFDRCCLHTITTKPWSLSQAVAKYAAAGIKGITVWRQWLDGWELPAARRAIADAGLTAVSTARGGFFPARTAQGRRQAIDDTRRAIDEAAAIGAPLVVLVCGADPGQPLAESRRQIEDAISALLPHAQAGGVTLAVEPLHPMYANDRSAINTLKQANDLCDHLAHPSLAVAVDVYHLWWDPDLREQILRCGRSGWLSAFHVCDWRTPTVDFLNDRGLMGEGCIPIREIRSWVEEAGFDGFIEVEIFSTRLWQMDQDQYLQKIKDAFLQHV
- a CDS encoding esterase family protein, with translation MTATAKVLEDLAFKSTLMNQSIRYAVYLPPDYDSSNRRYPVLYLLHGYTDQEWGWIQFGEIPQIADRLTVEGAIAPMIIVMPDGGVTWYMNDHGGKARFEDMIVQELLPFIDRTYRTRPLREYRAVAGLSMGGYGSLLWSLHNPQLFSRCVALSAAVYYQEDLLKIDQALWDKRFGDLVGLGLKGQERITDHLRRQMVPELVQSLPADSLKKISWYIDCGDDDFLTIGNCRLHIALTEKGVPHEFRMRDGKHTWSYWRSGIVDGLKFISEGFHR